In one Fodinicola acaciae genomic region, the following are encoded:
- a CDS encoding helix-turn-helix domain-containing protein codes for MSSDWAWADVDVAVPDRSVQLPGVSMAGFRQRLRTPVEIAMVAHPAITLIVDLSDGIVYDVAGCRRRGSFVAGLLPVDAKAGGWRGECLQIRLSPVVAAAVLDASTELTGGVATLKEVWGRDAERLEDRLRGAASWEERFAVAVDAIGRRLGDRSVDPEIAYGWRRMVASRGRIRVRGLADEVGWSRKRLWSRFRHQLGISPKRAVQLARFDRAAHLLAAGHAAASVATRSGYVDQSHLNREVKAIAGVTPIAVATAPWLAIDKVAWPTGPRA; via the coding sequence GTGTCAAGCGACTGGGCGTGGGCGGACGTGGACGTCGCCGTGCCTGACCGGTCGGTCCAGCTGCCGGGAGTCAGCATGGCCGGCTTTCGCCAGCGGCTGCGTACGCCGGTCGAGATCGCGATGGTCGCGCATCCGGCCATCACCCTGATCGTCGATCTGAGCGACGGCATCGTCTACGACGTGGCAGGCTGCCGCCGGCGCGGCAGCTTTGTCGCCGGACTTCTGCCGGTCGACGCCAAGGCTGGTGGGTGGCGGGGCGAGTGCCTGCAGATCCGCTTGTCGCCGGTCGTCGCCGCTGCGGTGCTTGACGCGTCGACCGAGCTGACCGGTGGCGTGGCCACCTTGAAAGAGGTGTGGGGCCGTGACGCCGAGCGGCTTGAGGATCGGCTGCGCGGTGCCGCCTCGTGGGAGGAACGGTTCGCGGTCGCGGTGGACGCCATCGGCCGGCGGCTCGGCGACCGCTCGGTCGATCCGGAGATCGCGTACGGCTGGCGGCGGATGGTCGCGAGCCGCGGCCGCATCCGCGTGCGCGGCCTGGCCGACGAGGTCGGCTGGAGCCGCAAGCGCCTGTGGTCGCGTTTCCGGCACCAGCTGGGGATCAGCCCCAAACGCGCCGTACAACTGGCGCGTTTCGATCGTGCCGCACACCTTCTCGCGGCTGGTCATGCCGCGGCGAGTGTCGCCACTCGCAGCGGCTACGTCGACCAGTCGCACCTGAATCGTGAGGTCAAGGCGATTGCCGGCGTCACACCGATCGCGGTGGCCACCGCGCCGTGGTTGGCGATCGACAAGGTGGCCTGGCCGACTGGCCCGCGCGCCTGA
- a CDS encoding NADPH-dependent FMN reductase, whose amino-acid sequence MENTYKLLIIVGSVREGRFGPVVAAWVADQARLHGGFEVTVVDLADLDIPLALPAASPKSAGAQYARPAGMAPLTAALQEADAFIVVTPEYNHSYPASLKAAIDWHFTQWTAKPVAFVSYGGTAGGRHAVLHLENVLTELHAVTIREGLVFPNYFTTWRDGRPLDPEASGHAKAALDQLAWWAGGLRTARETAPYPA is encoded by the coding sequence ATGGAGAACACGTACAAGCTGCTGATCATTGTTGGAAGCGTGCGGGAAGGCCGGTTCGGTCCGGTGGTGGCCGCGTGGGTGGCCGATCAGGCGCGCCTGCACGGTGGTTTCGAGGTGACCGTGGTCGATCTCGCCGACCTCGACATCCCGTTGGCGTTGCCGGCGGCGTCGCCGAAGTCCGCAGGTGCCCAGTACGCCCGCCCGGCCGGGATGGCGCCGCTGACCGCGGCTCTGCAGGAGGCGGATGCGTTCATCGTGGTCACTCCGGAGTACAACCACAGCTATCCCGCGTCGCTGAAGGCGGCCATCGACTGGCACTTCACCCAATGGACGGCCAAGCCGGTCGCCTTCGTCAGCTACGGCGGCACGGCGGGTGGCCGGCACGCGGTGCTTCACCTGGAGAACGTGCTGACCGAGTTGCATGCGGTGACCATCCGGGAGGGGCTGGTCTTCCCGAACTATTTCACGACGTGGCGGGACGGCCGGCCGCTCGACCCTGAGGCCTCCGGGCATGCCAAGGCCGCGCTCGACCAGTTGGCCTGGTGGGCCGGTGGTCTGCGGACGGCGCGCGAGACCGCCCCCTACCCGGCCTGA
- a CDS encoding helix-turn-helix domain-containing protein has protein sequence MGTPLGDFIRAKRDSTQPETLGLPDHGRRRSPGLRRSDLAARAGISVEYLTRIEQGRDRNPSVAVVNAIADALSLAPAERDHLGYLTKITGGACSGHTEPAPPPREVRPSLLATLRLLEPGVAMVTNRLGDVLAHTSGYELVTSGSGLLDADIPNLTRYVFTDPRARTYFADWDDVAAEHAFDLWRAPSIENSEWLTAELARTAGVDFTRRLHRHAVPQRGVLRLNHPTEGRLQLLREILELPADGQQLVVFHPADEQTAQSVDRLRRRPHARLRSIS, from the coding sequence ATGGGAACGCCGCTGGGTGACTTCATCAGGGCCAAGCGCGACAGCACCCAGCCGGAAACGCTGGGGCTGCCCGACCACGGCCGCCGCCGGTCACCCGGCCTGCGCCGCTCGGATCTCGCCGCACGGGCGGGTATCAGCGTCGAATACCTCACCCGTATCGAGCAGGGACGCGACCGCAACCCTTCCGTCGCGGTCGTCAACGCGATCGCGGACGCGCTCAGCCTCGCCCCCGCAGAGCGTGACCACCTCGGCTACCTCACGAAGATCACCGGCGGCGCGTGCTCCGGCCACACCGAGCCGGCACCACCACCTCGCGAGGTCCGGCCGTCGCTGCTGGCGACACTGCGCCTGCTTGAACCGGGCGTCGCCATGGTGACCAACCGGCTCGGCGACGTCCTCGCCCACACCAGTGGCTACGAGTTGGTGACCAGCGGAAGTGGGCTGCTCGACGCCGACATCCCCAACCTCACGCGTTACGTGTTCACCGACCCCCGGGCCAGGACGTACTTCGCCGACTGGGACGACGTCGCGGCCGAGCACGCCTTCGATCTGTGGCGTGCACCATCCATCGAGAACTCCGAGTGGCTCACCGCCGAGCTTGCCCGCACCGCCGGCGTGGATTTCACCCGCCGGCTGCACCGGCACGCGGTGCCGCAACGTGGAGTTCTCCGGCTCAACCACCCGACGGAGGGCCGGCTCCAGCTGCTGCGCGAGATCCTCGAGCTGCCTGCCGACGGCCAACAACTGGTCGTCTTCCATCCCGCGGACGAACAAACGGCCCAATCGGTCGACCGACTCCGCCGCCGGCCCCACGCCCGGCTCCGGTCCATCTCATGA